The DNA region CAATAGGATATTGTGGATCGAGAACACCAGACTGCATGTGGCTTTACCCCCCTTTTACATTAGCATGGGTTGTTGATAGGAGTGGCAGGATGGAAGAAACTTCTTTTCTATTTACCAGCGAATCTGTGACTGAAGGCCATCCGGACAAAATGGCTGACCAAGTATCGGACGCTATTTTAGATGCCATGTTAATCCGTGATGAAAATTCCCGGTGCGCGGTAGAAACTCTATTTAAAACAGGCGTTTGTATTGTTGCCGGCGAAGTTCGGACGAAGGCCTGGGTGGATGTGCCGTCGGTGGTTCGAAGGACCATTCAAAAGATTGGATATACTTCTTCAGATGCCGGGTTTGACGGTTTCACTTGCGGTGTGTTGGTAGCCATTGAAGGGCAGTCTTCCGACATTGCCATGGGTGTGGATGCCGATGATGACTGCGATAAAGAGCAGGGCGCTGGCGATCAAGGCATGATGTTTGGTTATGCCTGCGATGAAACGCCTGAGCTTATGCCGATGCCCATTGCTTATGCCCATCGTTTGACGCGGCGTTTGGCTGCGGTGCGCCACAGCAACGAGCTCAAGTTTTTAAGGCCGGACGGCAAGAGTCAGGTGACCGTTGCCTATGAAAACGGCCGGCCAGTGGGCATTAATGCGGTGGTTTTATCCAGCCAGCATACCCAGGATGTTTCGACCGATATTTTGC from Myxococcota bacterium includes:
- the metK gene encoding methionine adenosyltransferase, producing the protein MEETSFLFTSESVTEGHPDKMADQVSDAILDAMLIRDENSRCAVETLFKTGVCIVAGEVRTKAWVDVPSVVRRTIQKIGYTSSDAGFDGFTCGVLVAIEGQSSDIAMGVDADDDCDKEQGAGDQGMMFGYACDETPELMPMPIAYAHRLTRRLAAVRHSNELKFLRPDGKSQVTVAYENGRPVGINAVVLSSQHTQDVSTDILREAILEEVIKKEIPENLRMPGIKYHINPTGRFLIGGPMGDTGVTGRKIIVDTYGGMGRHGGGAFSGKDPSKVDRSAAYMARYIAKNIVAAKLATRCEVQLAYAIGVAEPVSVMVQTFGTGVVSDGELAKRVHRVFPLTPAGLIRHLNLLRPIYEPTASYGHFGRDEADFTWEKIDCVDKLLG